The Sparus aurata chromosome 12, fSpaAur1.1, whole genome shotgun sequence sequence aatacataaacaaataaatggctcaataaattaatcaataattaatgtttaatattaaacaaacaaaagtattaattaattaatttacaaaatgtaacaaaatgtatatttatgtttaaattttcttctgtatttattcatctttgtattaacttctgtttatatACCTAAACATTGTATTTCCATtgtattcattaattcattcaattttaaatacatatatgaATTTATAGATCTGTGCTTCTCCCTCTGCAGTTTTAGCcttatttattttccattaaCTTTATTTCTGggtttactttttacttttctttatgtaTTTCTTCTTCATTATGTAAATGAGGGTGCTGCCAgtcacagccaatcacagcacagtATTCCAGGACTATGAGGACCAATAAAACGGCAGCAGATCctgtttgttcatttaaaagaagagagtgtcagtttgtcataaatAAAGTAGAATATCATCTGTCATCAGCTCATTTACATGATGAAGCAGGTCGATGATTCAGTCTGCTGTCAGGAAAGTGCTTTTTAAAGACTGTTGGACATTTGATTGTAATTGTGTTGAATCATGTCATTGTGTTAGTTTCCTTCATTACAGATGAATTAAATgtagttctggttctgattttGTTTCTTCAGACACCAACACCAGacgtcaccatggcaacagggtgAGTAACACAACAACCTTTAAAACTGaattcagacagacagtaaagtgaagctgtagacacacatatacacagcagtctatacacacacaacaaagtGACATGTGCATCACTTTAACAGCAGCACATGTTGATGGAGGTCACAGTGTGTTCAGCCTCAACACTCAttattctgttgtgttgttttctggTAGTTAAATATCAGTTTGTAACTGTTGAAGTGAAGAAAGGTTGAACACAACAATCCAGGACATTTCTCTATGAGAGGAGTTTCAATATGTTTCCCTCTCTGGCTAGAAGAGTTTCATGTTCAGTTCTGATGAAGTCCAAAGTGTCTGCAGAGCCCTGCTAAGAGTCAGAACAGTGattggttctggttctggttctgatctcTGCCATGTTTCCTGCACTAATGGCTGTTCTGTGTTGAGatgtgttgtttcagtgctctctgtctctgataGCATGTCATGACTGATGTTGTGTTGCAGTTTCTGAACTGTTTTATATGAAACTTGTCAGCAGTGTGTTGATGGGTAAAGACTTGTGTGTCCCTTGTGTTGTTGCAGTTGCTGAAGTTTCCTTCTAGATGAAGACAAGTGTAATCAGGTTTTAGGTTTCTAAAAGTGTGTCTGTGATTGTTGGTGCTTGTTGAAGTGACAGGATGGGGGACTGTGGTGATCTCACCCTGTGATGGTTCTGAACTcaggatgtgtcagagtttgttGATGATGTCCTGGAGTTTCTGCTGACAGTGACTGAATTCAGTTGTAAAGAAGATTCTTTCTGTTCTTCAGATGTGGCTTTAGGtttcagcagctcagctctTGAATGCTGTCATATTTTGTTCTGTTCCAATCAGTAAATAGAacttttattagttttattcTAATTTATTTGAGTAATCTTTTTCACaattaacagaaaacaaaatatttgagACGTACAAGGAGGGAAGGTTAATGTCTGTACATGAAATTAAAAGTTTAATTCATCTCCTTCTTCTACAGGGAAACAAAAGGCTCAGTGAAATACAAGGACATCATCTTGAAGAGTCTTCTTGTCCGTTCAGGATCTCCTGCTGTCTACCAGCTGAGaccagagaaagagaagatTGAAACTCTAAGAAGAATGACTCTTGGTGAAAAAGatccaaaaaagacaaacagaaccATCTTACTTGTGGGagaaacaggaacaggaaaATCTACTCTGATCAACACTCTGGTCAACTACACCATGGGAGTGAAGTGGGAGGACGATGTCTGGTTTCAGATtgtagaggagaagaagagaagacaaTCAGAGAGTCAGACATCAAATGTGATCGTGTACCAGATCTTTGGATTTGAAGGTAAAACTCTGCCCTACTCTCTGACCATCATCGATACTCCTGGATACGGAGATACCAGAGGGATTGAAAGAGATGCTGCAGTCAGTGAAAGATTATTAGAGTGCTTCTGCTCACCAGATGGAGTTCATGAGATTAATGCAGTGGGTCTGGTGCTGAAAGCGAGTGACAATCGTCTGAGTGATCGATTGAGGTACGTCTTTGATTCAGTGGTGTCTCTGTTTGGAAAAGACATGGAGCAGAACATTGTTGCCCTCTTCACACATTCAGATGGTCTGACACCTGAAAACGCTCTGACAGCTCTCAAGGGTGCAAACATTAAATGTGCCaaagatgaaaagaaacagccggttaacttcctgtttgataataaccaacaaaaagagaggacagaggacacagAAGACGTTCTTgaatttgcatttaaaagaaCAACTAAAGGTCTGAAGAAGTTCACAGACTttctggaaaaaacaaaaccacaaaagcTGAAGACAACTGTGGAGGTTCTGAAAGAGCGAATCAGACTGAAAGCCTGCATCCCAAACCTGAAAGACAGGATTCAGTTAACTGAactaaaacagagagaaatcaaacaaacaacgGACGCTCTTAAGAAACATAAAGAAGAGATGAAGAATGAAGCAAACTTCACTATAGAATTTGATGAGGCctacaaagtgaaacaaaaagttCATGAGGGGAACTGGTATGCGTTGTGGTTAAATTCTGAAGGAGCTAACTGCTGTACAGTCTGTGAGGAGAACTGTCACTATCCTGGATGCACACTGGCCTTGAAGCCAGAGCACTGTGAGGTCATTAAAAATGGCTACTGCACTGTATGTACCGGGAAGTGTTCTGTGTCAGTTCATGTGACAAAAAACTGGAGGTATGTGACCAAGACAAGAAGAGTTAAGAAGACACTACATGGTGTGAAGAGGAattatgaaaacaagaaatcagACTTTGAGAGCCTATTGACTGAtctcaaaaagaaaatgaaagaacttgagaaagagagagatgatatGTTCGAGGAGACCTTCCAGCATGTTGTCAAACTGGAGCAGATCGCTCTGAAAGTTGATTCAGCGTCCACCCTGGAGAACTTGGACTTCCTGATTAAGAAGATGAGGGAGAAAGGAGACACGGAGAAGATCCAGAAACTGGAAGAGATGAAGAGTCGAGTGGGTGAAAGAACCAGAGCAGCGATGTGatacagacaaacagcagctggTGAAGAAGCAaagaaggaggtgaagaggaTGTGAGAGCAGACAGATGTGTAGAAAACAAACTCTACACTGTTGATTCATGTGATTAAAGGTTTTTCATTCTGTTCCTGTGAAGTGTTGATGTGATAACTatatcagaaaatgaaaatgtaatcagtGTTTAAATGTGTAATATGTGGAGACAGCGCCCTCTGTGGTCTGTCATGATGTTTGTTCCTGTAGTTTGATGATTAATCAGCAGCAGTTACTGTACAGATCATCAGCAGTGCTGAGTCATGTTCTGATCCACATCAGTGAACGCTGAGTCAGGATTGATTTGGTGCTGTTAGTTACATCATTCAGCCTCTTTTCTCCTCCCAGCTCCTCATCACAGCAGAACACAACCTTCACTGTGTTCACATTTATATCTGCTGTGAACACAACTGTGActagagcttagatcgggcccaaaaaatcaagcccgacccaaGCCTGTTCACCTTGTGTCCAAGCCTGGACCGGCCcaacacattaactgtaattatgagcctgagcccgatttaaacccaacatttttttatattattattcatttttaatatgtgggctgttataactgacgttctcaacAACAGATctgagttgtttgaactacagaaatcttaatgaataatgcaacaagtgccatGTTGGCAACGACAACATTGATGTTGTTTGAAATGGGTCCatacctccgactttcctccaaacttgctcaaagttaattctcctgtttttatttttttctttacatcttcaagctccatgttgcactttaGCTACAAAATCAGTGATGCCAACTTcaagcttcacgtcacatcacatgtttacgccgacctcagaggcggctttttgaaaaggaggaatatGACACCTCCGTTtaagaaagacaggccggcacattgccgtccttaccttggagcaaatgtgccgccttttctatctaaaaagggcgaGTGTCTGGTCATGTTGTCCaaaaatacattcacatttCTTTAGTTTCTTTGTGACTTTAAGGATTCTAGTGTTTTTTCAGTCAATAACAACGTTGTGATTCATTCTGAGGTTGACAGAACTGATAAACTGTACTTTGATTTGATTGGTTCTCTGGTTCCTTCATGTGTCTTCATGCTTGTAGAATATCTCAGATGACTCAGTCCACGTGGAAACATGTTGATCCATATGTTTAGTGATTGTAATATATTGTGTTATTCCACATGAAGTCATGTCCTGACTGATACAGTGTTCAGTGAATCATTAATAAAATCTGTGCTTGATGAACTCAGTTTGTTCAGAGTGTCTTCACTGGATCATCAGCAGCTTTTTGACTCTGTTGAATCTTCTGCTGAACTTTCTTCAACAAtcgtctgtttgtctttgttactGAAACACTTTGAGTCTGACACAGATTCACACAGCACCGTTATAACTGAGGTTTCATTAAAGATGCTTTCTGTAGTAACCACTAGAGGGAGCCAACACTGCATTACTGAAGGGATTCTGCAGTGTGGACTGACGAGACTCTACTGAACTAAACTAGTCCACTTTTTACTGAAAACACAGGAACCTGGCAACACAGCAGAGACCTCACAGGTTCACCTCATGAGGAGTTAAGGTTCGGGGACCACGCTGCAACTGTTTGTAAGTACAATTAGGCGATTACTCCTGCAGTAGACCACTGGGGTTAAATGTAAAAACTTTTAGCTAAAGAATTCAAGATGTGAATCTCAAATTTAAGCACCTTCAAAATtatgctgaaattaatattgtaaaattATGAATAATTGCCAACTGTATATTACCTCGTACGGGGCACCATATACTATGCACCATTCAACATTAGCCTTTTTTAGAtcgaaaaggcggcacatttgctccagggttcttagcggggggcttttaatttgaaagtagcgactgttaGTAGCCTGCTGCttcaacatcaagctaacacaaccaaacagctacggAGACCGAGGAGActctagcatctcctggatctcagcggctgtccagttgttcatcttaatgtctgcggatgaagtgatggactgactgctgtgatcagctgtttcctggttttaaaactccccaacTGTGTgttgcacaacagtgcaggtcatcgacacctccaccCATCTTACGCTtgggccggcacattgacgccttggatttagatagcaggcgaggcagaaataagtgtaccctccgaggtggaaAATCGGCGgaacaaaacagacccccaatttgccgccctctgtctaaaaccgcgggctgagccgccaaaaggacggacAGATTGgtggcttggtgctctgtctaaaaacggccaTTGATAGGGAGATTTTGGTTAAATATGGCGATCAATAATAATCAGTGATTAACATGGATAATTATCAATTATGATCCATAATAAGATCAAgtttacattagatcacctcggagcactacccttgaagaagggataTGAGCCAATTTACCAAATCAGTACTAAACTATCAGTTTGTAACTGTGATTaaaaattaacttaataacttcAACCAATATGACCATAACAGCCATAATGGtcgaaggattttggagttcttgacagtgtggAGGTCGGcgacattcactcttgtacaatatcAAATACACAGCatgaaagtttaaaagtattttatttaacacaaagatgaaaacacacaatctaacatgttctatatactgtatgtgtgtgtgtgtgtgtgtgtgtgtgtgtgtgtgtgtgtgtgtgcatgcgtgtgtgtgtgtgtgtgtgtgtgtgtgtgtgtgtgtgtgtgtgtgtgtgtgtgtgtgtggtacagcTCATTTGTCAGTGACACAGGAATGCTCTGACCTTCCCAAGACAGGCAGGCTGTGCCGACTCAGCGCTTTCTCTTTTCTAGCCGAATTACAGTCGTCATCCGCATGAGTGAGGACGCCTCCTCCCCcccgctcctcctccctcctccccccctcctccccctctcacacacagcacacaacaaGCAGAGCAATAATCA is a genomic window containing:
- the LOC115592912 gene encoding uncharacterized protein LOC115592912, which gives rise to MATGETKGSVKYKDIILKSLLVRSGSPAVYQLRPEKEKIETLRRMTLGEKDPKKTNRTILLVGETGTGKSTLINTLVNYTMGVKWEDDVWFQIVEEKKRRQSESQTSNVIVYQIFGFEGKTLPYSLTIIDTPGYGDTRGIERDAAVSERLLECFCSPDGVHEINAVGLVLKASDNRLSDRLRYVFDSVVSLFGKDMEQNIVALFTHSDGLTPENALTALKGANIKCAKDEKKQPVNFLFDNNQQKERTEDTEDVLEFAFKRTTKGLKKFTDFLEKTKPQKLKTTVEVLKERIRLKACIPNLKDRIQLTELKQREIKQTTDALKKHKEEMKNEANFTIEFDEAYKVKQKVHEGNWYALWLNSEGANCCTVCEENCHYPGCTLALKPEHCEVIKNGYCTVCTGKCSVSVHVTKNWRYVTKTRRVKKTLHGVKRNYENKKSDFESLLTDLKKKMKELEKERDDMFEETFQHVVKLEQIALKVDSASTLENLDFLIKKMREKGDTEKIQKLEEMKSRVGERTRAAM